In Streptomyces sp. NBC_00306, a single genomic region encodes these proteins:
- a CDS encoding AMP-binding protein codes for MAASGATEEFRAARDFLLRYRDDYAAAYQGFVWPRPERFNWALDWFDVIAEGNDATALHIVDEDGTETRISFAEMSERSDRAANWLRAQGVGPGDRIVVMLGNQHELWETALAAMKLRAVVIPATPLLGPVDLRDRIERGRASHVLVRSEDTAKFAEVPGDYTRIAVGAETAGWLPYAEAYDADPGFAPEGITRSDDPLMLYFTSGTTARPKLVEHTHVSYPIGHLTTMYWIGLKPGDVHLNISSPGWAKHAWSNLFAPWNAEATVFIHNYTRFDAGRLMAEMDRAGVTSFCAPPTVWRMLIQADLGQLRTRPREVVAAGEPLNPEVIETVRREWGVTIRDGFGQTETAVQVANSPGQLLKAGSMGRPCPGYRVELLDPSTGEPGAEEGEIALDLSARPVGLMTGYHGDQERTDESMAGGFYRTGDIGARDGDGYITYIGRSDDVFKASDYKISPFELESALLEHEAVAEAAVVPAPDPLRLAVPKAYVVLAEGWEPGPDTAKVLFEHSRAVLAPYKRIRRLEFAELPKTVSGKIRRIELRERTAGGSAAEYTEGDLR; via the coding sequence ATGGCGGCAAGCGGTGCGACGGAGGAGTTCCGGGCGGCACGGGACTTCCTGCTGCGGTACCGGGACGACTACGCGGCGGCCTACCAGGGCTTCGTCTGGCCGCGCCCCGAGCGGTTCAACTGGGCCCTCGACTGGTTCGACGTGATCGCCGAGGGCAACGACGCCACGGCGCTGCACATCGTCGACGAGGACGGCACCGAGACCCGGATCTCGTTCGCGGAGATGTCCGAGCGCTCGGACCGGGCCGCGAACTGGCTGCGCGCCCAGGGCGTCGGACCCGGCGACCGCATCGTCGTCATGCTGGGCAACCAGCACGAGCTGTGGGAGACCGCGCTGGCCGCCATGAAGCTGCGGGCCGTCGTCATCCCCGCCACCCCCCTGCTCGGTCCGGTCGATCTGCGCGACCGCATCGAGCGCGGCCGGGCCTCGCACGTACTCGTACGGTCCGAGGACACGGCCAAGTTCGCCGAGGTGCCCGGCGACTACACCCGGATCGCGGTCGGCGCGGAGACGGCGGGCTGGCTCCCGTACGCCGAGGCGTACGACGCCGATCCCGGCTTCGCACCCGAAGGGATCACCCGCTCCGACGACCCGCTGATGCTGTACTTCACCTCCGGTACGACCGCCCGGCCCAAGCTCGTCGAGCACACCCATGTGTCGTATCCGATCGGGCATCTCACCACGATGTACTGGATCGGGCTGAAGCCCGGCGACGTGCATCTGAACATCTCCTCGCCCGGCTGGGCCAAGCACGCCTGGTCCAATCTCTTCGCTCCCTGGAACGCCGAGGCGACCGTCTTCATCCACAACTACACGCGCTTCGACGCGGGCCGTCTGATGGCGGAGATGGACCGCGCCGGTGTGACCAGCTTCTGCGCACCGCCCACCGTGTGGCGCATGCTGATCCAGGCGGACCTCGGCCAGTTGCGGACCCGGCCGCGGGAGGTCGTCGCGGCGGGGGAGCCGCTGAATCCCGAGGTCATCGAGACGGTACGGCGCGAGTGGGGCGTGACCATCCGGGACGGCTTCGGGCAGACGGAGACCGCCGTGCAGGTCGCCAACAGCCCCGGCCAGCTGCTGAAGGCCGGTTCCATGGGCCGGCCGTGTCCCGGCTACCGGGTCGAACTTCTCGACCCGTCCACCGGTGAACCCGGCGCCGAGGAGGGCGAGATCGCCCTCGACCTGTCCGCCCGGCCCGTCGGCCTGATGACCGGATACCACGGTGACCAGGAGCGTACGGACGAGTCGATGGCGGGCGGCTTCTACCGCACCGGCGACATCGGCGCGCGCGACGGGGACGGCTACATCACCTACATCGGCCGCTCCGACGATGTCTTCAAGGCGTCCGACTACAAGATCTCGCCGTTCGAGCTGGAGAGCGCGCTGCTGGAGCACGAGGCGGTCGCCGAGGCTGCCGTCGTGCCCGCCCCCGATCCGCTGCGGCTCGCGGTCCCGAAGGCGTACGTGGTGCTGGCCGAGGGCTGGGAACCGGGACCGGACACCGCGAAAGTGCTCTTCGAGCACTCGCGTGCGGTCCTCGCCCCGTACAAGCGCATCCGCCGCCTCGAGTTCGCCGAGCTGCCGAAGACGGTCTCCGGCAAGATCCGCCGGATCGAGCTGCGCGAGCGTACGGCCGGGGGTTCGGCCGCCGAGTACACCGAGGGAGACCTGCGATGA
- a CDS encoding AMP-binding protein: MSLSYAHGTGTTALLGDTIGQNLDRAVAAHPGREALVDVPSGRRWTYAEFGAEVDRLARGFMGVGVAKGDRVGIWAVNCAEWVLVQYATARIGAIMVNINPAYRAHELEFVLRQAGVSVLCASQRHKSSDYRALVEQVRADCPGLRSVHYIGDSSWDALTDAAPAVSDEQLAAREAELSCDDPVNIQYTSGTTGFPKGATLSHHNILNNGYFVGEMIGYTEQDRVCIPVPFYHCFGMVMGNLAATSHAACMVVPAPSFDPEATLRAVEDERCTSLYGVPTMFIAELNLPGFASYDLTSLRTGIMAGSPCPVEVMKRVVSEMNMAEVSICYGMTETSPVSTQTRRDDDLERRTSTVGRVLPHVEVKVIDPATGVTVPRGKAGELCTRGYSVMLGYWDEPEKTAEAVDAGRWMHTGDLATMREDGCLQIVGRIKDMIIRGGENVYPREIEEFLYSHPKIADVQVVGVPDEKYGEEILACVVPRDPADPPALEDIAAFCRERLAHYKVPRRLEILDSFPMTVSGKVRKIELRERYARG, from the coding sequence ATGAGCCTCTCCTACGCCCACGGCACGGGCACCACGGCACTGCTCGGCGACACCATCGGGCAGAACCTCGACCGGGCGGTCGCCGCGCACCCGGGCCGCGAGGCACTCGTCGACGTCCCCTCCGGGCGCCGCTGGACGTACGCCGAGTTCGGCGCGGAGGTGGACCGCCTGGCCCGCGGGTTCATGGGCGTCGGTGTCGCCAAGGGCGACCGGGTCGGGATCTGGGCGGTGAACTGCGCGGAGTGGGTGCTCGTGCAGTACGCCACCGCCCGCATCGGCGCGATCATGGTGAACATCAACCCGGCGTACCGGGCGCACGAGCTGGAGTTCGTCCTCCGGCAGGCGGGTGTCTCGGTGCTGTGCGCCTCCCAGCGCCACAAGAGCAGCGACTACCGGGCGCTCGTCGAGCAGGTACGGGCGGACTGCCCCGGTCTGCGCTCCGTCCACTACATCGGCGACAGCTCCTGGGACGCGCTGACCGACGCGGCACCGGCCGTCTCGGACGAGCAACTCGCTGCGCGTGAGGCGGAGTTGTCCTGCGACGACCCGGTCAACATCCAGTACACCTCGGGCACCACGGGCTTCCCCAAGGGCGCGACGCTGTCGCACCACAACATCCTCAACAACGGTTATTTCGTGGGGGAGATGATCGGCTACACCGAGCAGGACCGGGTCTGCATCCCGGTGCCCTTCTATCACTGTTTCGGCATGGTCATGGGGAACCTCGCGGCCACCTCGCACGCCGCGTGCATGGTCGTCCCGGCGCCCTCCTTCGACCCGGAGGCGACCCTGCGCGCGGTCGAGGACGAGCGCTGCACCTCGCTGTACGGCGTGCCGACGATGTTCATCGCCGAACTGAACCTTCCCGGCTTCGCCTCCTACGACCTCACCTCCCTGCGCACCGGCATCATGGCGGGCTCGCCGTGCCCGGTGGAGGTGATGAAGCGGGTCGTCTCCGAGATGAACATGGCCGAGGTGTCGATCTGCTACGGCATGACGGAGACGTCCCCGGTCTCCACCCAGACCCGCCGCGACGACGACCTGGAGCGCCGCACGAGCACCGTGGGCCGGGTGCTGCCCCATGTCGAGGTCAAGGTGATCGACCCGGCGACCGGGGTGACGGTGCCGCGCGGCAAGGCGGGCGAGCTCTGCACCCGCGGCTACAGCGTGATGCTCGGCTACTGGGACGAGCCGGAGAAGACCGCCGAGGCGGTCGACGCCGGACGCTGGATGCACACCGGTGACCTGGCGACGATGCGCGAGGACGGCTGTCTCCAGATCGTCGGCCGGATCAAGGACATGATCATCAGGGGCGGTGAGAACGTCTATCCGCGCGAGATCGAGGAGTTCCTCTACAGCCACCCCAAGATCGCGGACGTGCAGGTCGTCGGCGTCCCGGACGAGAAGTACGGCGAGGAGATCCTGGCCTGCGTCGTCCCCCGCGACCCGGCCGATCCGCCCGCCCTGGAGGACATCGCCGCGTTCTGCCGCGAGCGCCTGGCGCACTACAAGGTCCCGCGCCGGCTGGAGATCCTCGACAGCTTTCCGATGACCGTCAGCGGCAAGGTGCGGAAGATCGAACTGCGTGAGCGGTACGCACGGGGCTGA
- a CDS encoding GNAT family N-acetyltransferase — MGIRPAVAAELPLLQDIERAAGEPFRFLGMAAIADDEPPALDLLEHCRREGRAWVAADDEGHPLAYLIHDEVDGTAHVEQVSVHPAAAHRRLGRGLIDHLGVRAAGSGLDALTLTTFTEVPWNAPYYARLGFRVLDEAELTEGLRRIRRAEKESGLDRWPRVCMRREL; from the coding sequence ATGGGCATCCGACCGGCAGTGGCCGCCGAACTCCCCCTGCTCCAGGACATCGAGAGGGCGGCCGGCGAACCGTTCCGCTTCCTCGGCATGGCGGCGATCGCCGACGACGAGCCTCCGGCGCTGGACCTGCTGGAGCACTGCCGTCGCGAGGGCCGCGCCTGGGTGGCCGCTGACGACGAGGGCCACCCCCTCGCCTATCTGATCCACGACGAGGTGGACGGGACCGCGCATGTCGAGCAGGTCTCGGTCCACCCGGCCGCCGCCCACCGGCGGCTCGGGCGCGGTCTGATCGACCATCTCGGCGTACGGGCCGCGGGCAGCGGCCTGGACGCGCTCACGCTGACGACGTTCACCGAGGTCCCGTGGAACGCCCCCTACTACGCGCGCCTGGGCTTCCGGGTCCTCGACGAGGCGGAGCTCACCGAGGGCCTGCGGCGGATCCGGCGCGCGGAGAAGGAGAGCGGCCTCGACCGCTGGCCGCGGGTGTGCATGCGCCGGGAGCTGTGA
- the gcl gene encoding glyoxylate carboligase: protein MPRMTAARAAVEILKREGVTNAFGVPGAAINPFYKALQQGGGIDHTLARHVEGASHMAEGYTRANPGNIGVCIGTSGPAGTDMITGLYSAIGDSIPILCITGQAPTAVIHKEDFQAVDIASIAKPVTKAATTVLEAAQVPGVFQQAFHLMRSGRPGPVLIDLPIDVQLTEIEFDPETYTPLPVYKPFASRPQIEKALSLLLASERPLIVAGGGIINADASDLLVEFAELTGTPVIPTLMGWGTIADDHELNAGMVGLQTSHRYGNATFLESDFVIGIGNRWANRHTGGLDVYTKDRTFVHVDIEPTQIGKIFAPDYGIVSDARAALELFVEVAKELKAEGRLPDRSEWAASAQERKATLQRRTHFDNVPMKPQRVYEEMNKAFGPETRYVTTIGLSQIAGAQMLHVYKPRHWINCGQAGPLGWTIPAALGVATADPETPVVALSGDYDFQFMLEELAVGAQHRIPYVHVLVNNAYLGLIRQAQRNLDINFQVNLEFENINSPELGVYGVDHIKVVEGLGCKAIRVTEPDQLLPAFEEAKKLAAEYRVPVVVEAILERVTNISMGVQIDGVNEWEDLATEPGHAPTSIKPLKV from the coding sequence ATGCCTCGTATGACCGCTGCCCGAGCGGCAGTTGAGATCCTCAAGCGCGAAGGCGTCACCAACGCGTTCGGCGTGCCCGGCGCGGCGATCAACCCCTTCTACAAAGCCCTCCAGCAGGGCGGCGGCATCGACCACACGCTCGCGCGCCATGTCGAGGGCGCCTCCCACATGGCGGAGGGCTACACACGCGCCAACCCGGGCAACATCGGTGTCTGCATCGGTACGTCCGGCCCCGCCGGCACCGACATGATCACCGGCCTCTACTCGGCGATCGGCGACTCGATCCCGATCCTGTGCATCACCGGCCAGGCGCCGACCGCGGTGATCCACAAGGAGGACTTCCAGGCCGTCGACATCGCCTCGATCGCCAAGCCGGTCACCAAGGCGGCGACCACCGTCCTGGAGGCGGCGCAGGTCCCCGGCGTCTTCCAGCAGGCCTTCCATCTGATGCGGTCGGGCCGTCCCGGGCCGGTCCTCATCGACCTGCCGATCGACGTCCAGCTGACCGAGATCGAGTTCGACCCGGAGACGTACACACCGTTGCCGGTCTACAAGCCCTTCGCGAGCCGCCCGCAGATCGAGAAGGCGCTGTCCCTCCTGCTGGCCTCCGAGCGGCCGCTGATCGTCGCCGGCGGCGGCATCATCAACGCCGACGCGTCCGACTTGCTCGTGGAGTTCGCCGAGCTGACCGGCACGCCCGTCATCCCGACCCTGATGGGCTGGGGCACCATCGCCGACGACCACGAGCTGAACGCCGGCATGGTCGGTCTCCAGACCTCGCACCGCTACGGCAACGCGACGTTCCTGGAGTCGGACTTCGTCATCGGCATCGGCAACCGCTGGGCCAACCGCCACACCGGCGGCCTCGACGTCTACACGAAGGACCGCACGTTCGTCCACGTCGACATCGAGCCCACCCAGATCGGAAAGATCTTCGCGCCCGACTACGGCATCGTCTCCGACGCCCGCGCGGCGCTGGAGCTGTTCGTCGAGGTCGCCAAGGAGCTCAAGGCCGAGGGCAGGCTGCCCGACCGCAGCGAGTGGGCCGCCTCCGCGCAGGAGCGCAAGGCCACGCTGCAGCGCCGTACGCACTTCGACAACGTCCCCATGAAGCCGCAGCGCGTGTACGAGGAGATGAACAAGGCCTTCGGCCCGGAGACGCGCTACGTCACCACCATCGGCCTCTCCCAGATCGCCGGCGCGCAGATGCTGCACGTCTACAAGCCGCGCCACTGGATCAACTGCGGCCAGGCGGGCCCGCTGGGCTGGACGATCCCGGCCGCGCTGGGCGTCGCCACCGCCGACCCGGAGACCCCGGTGGTCGCGCTGTCCGGCGACTACGACTTCCAGTTCATGCTGGAGGAGCTGGCGGTCGGCGCGCAGCACCGGATCCCGTACGTCCACGTGCTGGTCAACAACGCCTACCTGGGCCTGATCCGCCAGGCGCAGCGCAACCTGGACATCAACTTCCAGGTCAACCTGGAGTTCGAGAACATCAACTCCCCGGAGCTGGGCGTCTACGGCGTCGACCACATCAAGGTCGTCGAGGGCCTCGGCTGCAAGGCCATCCGCGTCACCGAGCCGGACCAGCTGCTGCCGGCCTTCGAGGAGGCCAAGAAGCTGGCGGCGGAGTACCGGGTCCCGGTGGTCGTCGAAGCGATCCTGGAGCGCGTCACCAACATCTCGATGGGCGTCCAGATCGACGGCGTGAACGAGTGGGAGGACCTGGCCACCGAGCCGGGCCACGCGCCCACGTCCATCAAGCCCCTGAAGGTCTGA
- a CDS encoding helix-turn-helix domain-containing protein codes for MTLRIDISGLPSERLRFAASPLAELTAMLHVLAEPGHHPQLAGWAGDVWAGLRPELAERLREAEFLWRSSQADFLLPARPRPTLAEELDDVDRIDDATYVTAALVTTCGSSRVHFAAPSPLTDAAARERALDLAQARGALQEAFAERLLADPAAVRARVRHTLEQCAEAFFDAAWAGAAVQLATDLRVKNDLLKHHGVGPALASVSAAVTLAPDGDCIFVDKVQDKATSAHGTGVTFIPSVFGRPHLVAVHAPGWQPVVQYPVAEPTPSEPVSLDTVTLRLEALAHPVRLRLLRTLARGPHTTSELAHAWELSRPEVSRHLAVLRRAGLLTAQRDGRYVRHILKPAELTALGSDLLAAVLR; via the coding sequence ATGACGTTGAGGATCGACATCAGCGGCCTGCCGTCCGAGCGACTGCGGTTCGCCGCCTCCCCGCTGGCCGAGCTGACCGCGATGCTGCACGTACTGGCCGAACCCGGGCATCATCCGCAGCTCGCCGGCTGGGCAGGCGATGTCTGGGCCGGGCTGCGTCCGGAACTGGCCGAGCGGCTCAGGGAGGCCGAGTTCCTCTGGCGTTCCTCACAGGCGGACTTCCTGCTCCCCGCCCGGCCACGGCCCACCCTCGCCGAGGAGCTGGACGACGTGGACCGCATCGACGACGCAACGTATGTGACCGCCGCGCTGGTCACCACGTGCGGCAGCAGCAGGGTCCACTTCGCTGCGCCGTCGCCGCTCACCGACGCGGCGGCGCGCGAGCGGGCCCTGGACCTCGCCCAGGCCCGCGGTGCGCTGCAAGAGGCCTTCGCGGAACGACTGCTCGCCGACCCGGCCGCTGTACGGGCGCGGGTGCGCCACACCCTCGAACAGTGCGCCGAGGCCTTCTTCGACGCCGCCTGGGCGGGCGCCGCCGTGCAGCTCGCCACCGATCTGCGCGTGAAGAACGACCTGCTGAAGCACCACGGCGTCGGGCCGGCACTCGCATCCGTCTCCGCCGCGGTCACCCTGGCACCGGACGGCGACTGCATCTTCGTGGACAAGGTGCAGGACAAGGCGACCTCCGCCCATGGCACCGGCGTCACCTTCATCCCCAGCGTCTTCGGCCGCCCCCACCTGGTGGCCGTCCACGCGCCCGGGTGGCAGCCGGTGGTGCAGTACCCCGTGGCCGAGCCGACTCCATCAGAGCCGGTATCACTCGACACGGTCACACTCCGGCTGGAGGCGCTCGCCCATCCGGTACGGCTGCGGCTGCTGCGCACCCTCGCCCGCGGCCCGCACACCACCAGCGAACTGGCCCACGCCTGGGAACTCTCACGCCCCGAGGTCTCCCGCCACCTCGCCGTCCTGCGCCGCGCGGGCCTGCTCACGGCACAGCGGGACGGCCGGTACGTCCGTCACATCCTCAAGCCGGCCGAACTGACGGCGCTGGGCTCCGATCTGCTGGCGGCCGTGCTGCGCTGA
- a CDS encoding MFS transporter produces the protein MPTTTKIRPRALVRATGGPRYAVALVVDALGTGLLRPFLLLYGVMVLRLSAPATGVAMTAGVVVGLMCMPAVGRWLDRGARSTVVAASMLVRVLGVVLLLATPAGYVWPFAAAALLLGIGNQAWPAAHAALVATVAHGRERDTALAAGRALRNAGMGVGALLATICLAGGATALQALAAVTGLAYLTAAALAWSVRLRADPAAAPPEGGDDGPPPRMRALLAANVVYAFCLNVPEIALPLVLVTQLHASPVWSAAIFVANTVLVVTLQVPLTVLMSRFPRRTVLALAGVVLAASYLGFLAALSLGHGWGAPAVAVVSVVCTLGEILYAGSATALVTAVAPAHVLGRTLARFELSTGFGLAVSPAVITALAPLGPAALWGTLAGATLVSASAFAPSAADQGREIPGGARVGPGPYAVVRSRSAAIARRSASSLRGSSGRRPS, from the coding sequence ATGCCAACCACCACCAAGATCCGGCCCCGCGCCCTCGTCCGTGCCACTGGAGGCCCCCGCTATGCCGTGGCCCTGGTCGTGGACGCACTCGGCACCGGCCTGCTGCGGCCCTTTCTGCTGCTCTACGGGGTGATGGTGCTGAGGCTGTCCGCGCCCGCCACCGGCGTCGCCATGACGGCGGGTGTCGTCGTGGGCCTGATGTGCATGCCCGCGGTCGGCCGATGGCTGGACCGGGGCGCGCGCAGCACGGTCGTGGCGGCATCGATGCTGGTGCGGGTGCTGGGCGTTGTCCTGCTGCTGGCCACACCGGCGGGGTACGTCTGGCCGTTCGCGGCGGCGGCGCTTCTCCTCGGCATCGGCAACCAGGCATGGCCGGCCGCCCATGCGGCTCTCGTGGCCACGGTCGCCCACGGCCGGGAACGCGACACCGCGCTCGCGGCGGGCCGCGCCCTGCGCAACGCCGGTATGGGAGTGGGCGCGCTCCTCGCCACCATATGTCTGGCGGGCGGCGCCACCGCTTTGCAGGCGCTGGCCGCCGTGACCGGGCTGGCGTATCTCACCGCGGCGGCCCTGGCGTGGTCGGTCCGACTGCGCGCCGATCCGGCCGCTGCCCCGCCCGAGGGCGGTGACGACGGGCCGCCGCCCCGGATGCGGGCGCTGCTCGCGGCCAACGTGGTGTACGCCTTCTGCCTCAATGTCCCCGAAATCGCGCTCCCCCTGGTCCTGGTGACCCAGTTGCACGCGTCCCCGGTGTGGTCGGCGGCGATCTTCGTGGCCAACACGGTGCTGGTGGTCACCCTCCAGGTTCCGCTGACCGTCCTGATGTCCCGCTTCCCCCGGCGGACGGTGCTGGCTCTCGCGGGTGTGGTCCTCGCCGCGTCCTACCTCGGCTTCCTGGCGGCGTTGTCACTGGGACACGGCTGGGGCGCACCGGCCGTCGCCGTGGTGTCCGTGGTCTGCACCCTCGGCGAGATCCTCTATGCCGGCAGCGCCACCGCGCTCGTCACCGCTGTCGCTCCGGCCCATGTCCTGGGACGGACCCTCGCCCGCTTCGAGCTCTCCACCGGCTTCGGCCTGGCGGTCTCCCCGGCGGTCATCACCGCTCTCGCACCGCTCGGCCCGGCTGCTCTCTGGGGCACCCTGGCCGGTGCGACCCTCGTCTCCGCCTCCGCTTTTGCTCCGTCAGCCGCCGACCAGGGCCGGGAGATCCCCGGCGGCGCTCGGGTGGGCCCCGGCCCCTATGCGGTGGTGCGTTCCCGTTCCGCGGCGATCGCCCGGCGCAGCGCCTCCAGTTTGAGGGGAAGCAGCGGGCGCAGACCGTCGTAG
- a CDS encoding catalase, which translates to MTQRVLTTESGAPVADNQNSATAGVGGPLLLQDQHLLEKLARFNRERIPERVVHARGSGAHGYFEVTDDVTGFTKADFLSAVGKRTETFIRFSTVADSLGGADAVRDPRGFALKFYTEEGNYDLVGNNTPVFFIKDPIKFPDFIHSQKRDPFTGKQEPDNVWDFWAHSPESTHQITWLMGDRGIPASYRHMNGYGSHTYQWTNAEGDAFFVKYHFKTNQGIRCLSSEQAAEVVGSDANSHQTDLLQAIERGVNPSWTLYVQVMPAAEAADYRFNPFDLTKVWPHADYPLQRVGRLVLDRNPENVFAEVEQAAFSPNNFVPGIGPSPDKMLQGRLFAYADAHRYRLGVNHTLLPVNAPKATTAQNYGRDGIMATRNGSRHEKNYEPNSYAGPAQSDGAQSAPLAVQGWTGTHAAPAHVKDDDFFQAGELYRLMSEDEKQRLVANIAGGLSQVGRDDVIERNLAHFHAADADYGKRVEEAVRALRED; encoded by the coding sequence ATGACGCAGCGTGTGCTTACGACCGAGTCAGGCGCCCCGGTCGCCGACAACCAGAACTCCGCCACCGCCGGCGTCGGTGGCCCGCTCCTCCTCCAGGACCAGCACCTCCTGGAGAAGCTCGCCCGCTTCAACCGCGAGCGGATCCCGGAGCGCGTGGTGCACGCCCGCGGCTCCGGCGCACACGGCTACTTCGAGGTCACCGACGACGTCACCGGCTTCACCAAGGCAGACTTCCTCTCCGCGGTGGGCAAGCGCACCGAGACCTTCATCCGCTTCTCCACCGTCGCCGACTCGCTCGGCGGCGCGGACGCGGTCCGCGACCCGCGCGGCTTCGCCCTGAAGTTCTACACCGAAGAGGGCAACTACGACCTCGTCGGCAACAACACCCCGGTGTTCTTCATCAAGGACCCGATCAAGTTCCCCGACTTCATCCACTCCCAGAAGCGCGACCCCTTCACGGGCAAGCAGGAGCCGGACAACGTCTGGGACTTCTGGGCGCACTCCCCCGAGTCCACCCACCAGATCACCTGGCTCATGGGCGACCGCGGCATCCCCGCCTCGTACCGCCACATGAACGGCTACGGCTCGCACACCTACCAGTGGACGAACGCCGAGGGCGACGCCTTCTTCGTCAAGTACCACTTCAAGACCAACCAGGGCATCCGCTGCCTCTCCTCGGAGCAGGCCGCCGAAGTCGTCGGCTCGGACGCCAACTCGCACCAGACCGACCTGCTCCAGGCCATCGAACGCGGCGTCAACCCGTCCTGGACGCTGTACGTGCAGGTCATGCCGGCGGCCGAAGCGGCCGACTACCGCTTCAACCCGTTCGACCTCACCAAGGTCTGGCCGCACGCCGACTACCCGCTCCAGCGCGTCGGCCGGCTGGTGCTCGACCGCAACCCCGAGAACGTCTTCGCCGAGGTCGAGCAGGCGGCGTTCTCCCCGAACAACTTCGTTCCCGGCATCGGCCCCTCGCCGGACAAGATGCTCCAGGGCCGGCTGTTCGCCTACGCGGACGCGCACCGCTACCGCCTCGGCGTCAACCACACCCTGCTGCCGGTGAACGCCCCCAAGGCGACGACGGCGCAGAACTACGGCCGCGACGGCATCATGGCCACCCGCAACGGCTCGCGCCACGAGAAGAACTACGAGCCCAACTCGTACGCGGGACCGGCGCAGAGCGACGGCGCCCAGTCCGCACCGCTCGCCGTGCAGGGCTGGACGGGCACCCACGCGGCCCCCGCCCACGTCAAGGACGACGACTTCTTCCAGGCCGGCGAGCTCTACCGGCTGATGTCCGAGGACGAGAAGCAGCGCCTCGTCGCGAACATCGCCGGCGGTCTGTCCCAGGTCGGCCGGGACGATGTCATCGAGAGGAACCTCGCCCACTTCCACGCCGCCGACGCCGACTACGGCAAGCGCGTCGAGGAAGCGGTCCGCGCCCTGCGCGAGGACTGA
- a CDS encoding 2-hydroxy-3-oxopropionate reductase, producing MSNLADSRPAIAWIGLGIMGSPMSENLLKAGYSVTGFTLEQDKLDRLAAAGGTVASSIAEAVKDADVVITMVPASPQVEAIAYGPDGILENARSGALIIDMSSITPQTSVDLAKAAAEKGLRVLDAPVSGGEAGAIEAVLSIMVGGEQSDFDTALPILEALGKTIVLCGPHGSGQTVKAANQLIVAVNIQACAEAVVFLEKSGVNLQAALDVLNGGLAGSTVLTRKKDNFLNRDFKPGFRIDLHHKDMGIVTDAARNVGAALPVGAVVAQLVASLRAQGDGGLDHSALLRAVERLSGQQV from the coding sequence ATGAGCAATCTCGCAGATTCCCGCCCGGCGATCGCGTGGATCGGTCTCGGCATCATGGGCTCCCCCATGTCCGAGAACCTGCTGAAGGCCGGCTACTCCGTCACCGGCTTCACGCTGGAGCAGGACAAGCTCGACCGGCTCGCCGCGGCCGGCGGCACCGTCGCGTCCTCGATCGCCGAGGCCGTCAAGGACGCCGACGTGGTCATCACGATGGTGCCGGCGTCCCCGCAGGTCGAGGCCATCGCGTACGGCCCGGACGGCATCCTGGAGAACGCCCGGTCCGGCGCACTGATCATCGACATGTCGTCGATCACCCCGCAGACCTCCGTCGACCTGGCGAAGGCCGCCGCCGAGAAGGGCCTGCGCGTCCTCGACGCCCCGGTCTCCGGCGGCGAGGCCGGCGCGATCGAGGCCGTGCTGTCCATCATGGTCGGCGGTGAGCAGAGCGACTTCGACACCGCTCTGCCGATCCTCGAAGCTCTCGGCAAGACCATCGTGCTGTGCGGCCCCCACGGCTCCGGCCAGACGGTGAAGGCCGCCAACCAGCTGATCGTCGCCGTGAACATCCAGGCGTGCGCCGAGGCCGTGGTCTTCCTGGAGAAGTCCGGCGTGAACCTCCAGGCCGCACTCGACGTGCTCAACGGCGGCCTCGCCGGCTCCACCGTGCTGACCCGCAAGAAGGACAACTTCCTGAACCGCGACTTCAAGCCCGGCTTCCGGATCGACCTGCACCACAAGGACATGGGCATCGTCACGGACGCCGCCCGCAATGTCGGTGCCGCGCTGCCCGTCGGCGCCGTGGTCGCCCAACTGGTCGCCTCCCTGCGCGCGCAGGGCGACGGCGGCCTGGACCACTCGGCCCTGCTGCGCGCCGTCGAGCGGCTCTCCGGCCAGCAGGTCTGA